In Thioalkalivibrio paradoxus ARh 1, the following are encoded in one genomic region:
- a CDS encoding MoaD/ThiS family protein: MTITVHYFARLRADVGRASDEVPSGDGIATVADVWQHLHRAPPPPRLMAAVNQAHARLDSPVADGDEVAFFPPVTGG, translated from the coding sequence GTGACGATTACCGTGCATTACTTCGCCCGGCTGCGCGCCGACGTCGGCCGGGCAAGCGACGAGGTGCCATCGGGCGACGGCATCGCGACAGTCGCCGACGTCTGGCAACACCTGCACCGGGCACCACCGCCACCGCGGCTGATGGCCGCGGTGAACCAGGCGCACGCCCGCCTCGACAGCCCCGTCGCCGACGGCGACGAGGTCGCGTTCTTTCCCCCGGTCACCGGCGGGTAG
- the moaC gene encoding cyclic pyranopterin monophosphate synthase MoaC, producing MSELTHFDAQGRAHMVDVGAKPVSHRVAIAEGVIHMKPETVATLRAGDHRKGDVLGVARVAGIMAAKRTGDLIPLCHPIGLTRVALEFDTGTDRIRVQATCEVQGQTGVEMEALTAVSVALLTVYDMCKAVDRGMRIDAVRLLEKHGGRSGSWVAEPQSGEPK from the coding sequence ATGAGCGAACTCACACATTTTGACGCGCAGGGTCGGGCGCATATGGTCGATGTCGGCGCCAAGCCGGTCAGCCACCGGGTCGCGATTGCCGAGGGGGTGATCCACATGAAACCCGAGACTGTGGCAACCCTCCGCGCCGGAGATCACCGAAAGGGGGATGTTCTCGGCGTGGCGCGGGTCGCCGGGATCATGGCGGCCAAGCGAACCGGAGACCTGATCCCGCTCTGCCATCCGATCGGACTCACCCGGGTGGCGCTCGAATTCGATACCGGCACGGACCGAATACGGGTGCAGGCCACCTGCGAGGTGCAGGGCCAGACCGGGGTGGAAATGGAGGCGCTGACTGCGGTCAGTGTCGCGCTGCTGACCGTCTACGACATGTGCAAGGCGGTCGACCGTGGGATGCGCATCGACGCTGTGCGGCTGCTCGAGAAACACGGTGGCCGCAGCGGAAGCTGGGTCGCGGAACCTCAATCGGGAGAACCGAAATGA
- a CDS encoding AsmA family protein has protein sequence MKWLFRLLGLLGVVVLLAAVVAVYLVATFDPGAYRERIEEQVTEATGREFRLAGDIGLTLFPAIGLRLEGVSLANAPEFGDVPFAEAESVDVAVAVLPLLRRELEVLHIDADGVSVALTREQDGRNNWDDLVERLAGETAPPDAGTERGDPERAVLGDFSVAGVDLTRVRVEWDDRQAGTRMVLDPANLRLRQFRPGADAPLELDGSARLEQQGEMAGAMHVRLDALLNADPAAQQYALRGLASDLELQLRGVAGLLHSRLTTDVSLDLATGVVRIEDLSAALGGMELAGDLEIGELGREAVVFDGRLRSNVFNPRLLLSELGLPAPDTADPSALQRMELELALSGNARELALDPLRITVDESTLRGNAGVRFAEARPALSFRLEGDRLDLDRYLPPEVEQARVSEAEPPPGAPPVPEEVDVPVDLPAELMRAVDLDGRLTLGTLTLLGLTLESIEINLRARDGEWKVEPFSGRGYEGRIEGQATADASAEVPRYALAVSLTGVAIEPLLAAFRQDESRLIGTGNLALDVTAAGASVGALTSSLNGSGNMRFADGAVRGINIARIIRQADARLRGERPEDDGEPNQTDFTELSGSFRIVDGVVHNDDLAASSPLLRATGRGSADLPEQALDYRVDATLVATIEGQGGRSLDDLRGVNLPIRITGAFAEPRFRLDLDDVVRERVEDRVRREAGRLQERLLERLGVEDRDADVDADADADPAAPAETPSGSRIEDELQRLRDRLR, from the coding sequence ATGAAATGGCTTTTCCGTCTGCTGGGCCTGCTCGGCGTCGTGGTGCTGCTCGCGGCGGTGGTTGCAGTGTACCTGGTGGCCACCTTCGACCCCGGCGCGTACCGTGAGCGCATCGAGGAGCAGGTCACCGAAGCGACCGGGCGCGAATTTCGCCTTGCCGGCGACATCGGCCTGACGCTGTTTCCCGCGATCGGCCTGCGCCTCGAGGGCGTCAGCCTTGCCAATGCGCCGGAATTCGGTGATGTCCCGTTCGCCGAGGCCGAATCGGTCGATGTCGCAGTCGCGGTGCTGCCGCTGCTGCGCCGGGAACTGGAGGTGCTGCATATCGACGCCGATGGCGTGTCCGTTGCGCTGACGCGCGAACAGGACGGCCGCAACAACTGGGACGACCTGGTCGAACGGCTGGCCGGAGAAACCGCGCCGCCCGATGCCGGCACCGAGCGCGGCGATCCCGAGCGCGCCGTGCTGGGCGATTTTTCCGTGGCAGGCGTCGATCTGACCCGGGTGCGGGTCGAATGGGACGATCGCCAGGCGGGTACGCGCATGGTGCTGGACCCCGCGAACCTGCGGCTGCGGCAGTTCCGGCCCGGGGCGGATGCGCCGCTGGAGCTGGATGGTTCGGCTCGGCTGGAACAGCAGGGCGAAATGGCCGGCGCGATGCATGTGCGGCTCGACGCGCTGCTGAACGCCGATCCTGCGGCCCAACAGTATGCACTGCGCGGCCTGGCATCCGACCTGGAACTGCAACTGCGCGGTGTGGCCGGGTTGCTGCATTCTCGCCTGACCACCGATGTATCCCTGGACCTGGCCACGGGAGTGGTCCGTATCGAGGATCTTTCCGCGGCACTTGGAGGCATGGAGCTGGCTGGGGACCTGGAAATCGGCGAGCTGGGGCGCGAGGCCGTCGTATTCGATGGGCGGCTGCGCAGCAACGTTTTCAACCCGCGCCTGCTGCTCTCCGAGCTGGGGCTGCCTGCCCCGGACACCGCCGATCCTTCGGCGCTGCAGCGCATGGAGCTGGAACTCGCGCTTTCGGGCAACGCCCGCGAGCTGGCGCTCGATCCGCTGCGGATCACGGTCGATGAGTCGACGCTGCGGGGCAACGCCGGTGTCCGGTTTGCCGAGGCGCGGCCGGCCCTGAGCTTCAGGCTGGAAGGGGATCGGCTCGATCTGGACCGCTATCTGCCACCCGAGGTCGAACAGGCACGGGTATCGGAGGCCGAGCCGCCGCCCGGCGCCCCCCCGGTTCCCGAAGAGGTTGACGTCCCGGTAGATCTTCCGGCGGAACTGATGCGCGCAGTCGACCTGGACGGGCGCTTGACGCTGGGCACGCTGACGCTGCTGGGCCTGACTCTGGAGTCGATCGAGATCAATCTGCGGGCCCGCGATGGCGAGTGGAAGGTTGAGCCTTTCAGCGGGCGCGGGTACGAAGGCAGGATCGAGGGGCAGGCCACGGCGGATGCGAGCGCAGAGGTGCCTCGCTACGCTCTGGCGGTATCGCTTACCGGGGTCGCGATCGAGCCGCTGCTGGCGGCGTTCAGGCAGGATGAAAGCCGTCTGATCGGTACCGGCAACCTGGCACTGGACGTCACCGCCGCCGGTGCCAGTGTCGGGGCGCTGACCTCCAGCCTGAATGGCAGCGGTAATATGCGCTTCGCCGACGGTGCGGTCCGCGGAATCAACATCGCCAGGATCATCCGCCAGGCCGATGCACGGCTGCGGGGGGAAAGGCCTGAGGACGACGGCGAGCCCAACCAGACCGACTTTACCGAACTGAGCGGCAGCTTCCGGATCGTCGATGGCGTGGTGCACAACGACGATCTCGCGGCCAGTTCGCCGCTACTGCGGGCCACGGGGCGCGGTTCGGCAGATCTTCCCGAGCAGGCGCTCGATTACCGCGTCGACGCGACGCTGGTGGCCACGATCGAGGGGCAGGGGGGGCGCAGCCTCGACGACCTGCGCGGAGTCAACCTGCCCATCCGCATCACCGGAGCCTTCGCCGAACCACGCTTCCGGCTCGACCTCGACGATGTGGTCCGGGAACGCGTCGAGGACCGCGTCCGGCGCGAGGCGGGGCGGCTGCAGGAACGTCTGCTGGAACGGCTCGGGGTCGAGGATCGTGATGCCGATGTTGACGCTGATGCCGACGCCGATCCGGCGGCCCCAGCCGAAACGCCTTCCGGGTCCCGGATCGAGGATGAGTTGCAGCGCCTGCGGGATCGTCTTCGCTAG